A part of Octopus sinensis linkage group LG7, ASM634580v1, whole genome shotgun sequence genomic DNA contains:
- the LOC118764090 gene encoding zinc finger protein 93-like has product MLKQNGKTSFHCNICEKSFSQERDLTTHKCIHTGKSPYSCDFCAKPFTRTSHLIAHKHIHTGEKPYHCDICSKSFSDKSTLTKHKRIHTGESPYHCTICGKSFSQTNHLTRHKYIHIGKKPYDCDICGKSFTAKGTLTTHRQNHAGRNPYHCDICGKSFSRNCDLTTHKRIHTGERPYHCDICGKSFSTIGPLAAHKRTHTGEKPYHCDICGKSFSISGNLSKHKHIHTGDKPYNCDICGKSFSAISSVATHKCIHSGELPYNCHVCGKSFSITSNLTKHKRIHTGEKPYHCDICGKPFSRSDDLITHKRIHTGEKPYHCDICGKSFSRNRDLPTHKCILIREKP; this is encoded by the exons ATGTTGAAACAGAATGGAAAAACATCATTCCACTGTAATATTTGTGAAAAGTCATTCTCCCAAGAAAGGGATTTAACTACccataaatgtattcatacaggaaaGAGTCCATATTCCTGTGATTTCTGTGCTAAACCCTTCACTAGGACAAGTCACCTAATtgctcacaaacatattcatactggagagaagccgtatcactgtgacatctgtagtaaatcattctctgataaaagtactttaactaaacacaaacgtattcatacaggagagagtcCATATCATTGTAccatttgtggtaaatccttctctcagaCAAATCACTTAACTAGACACAAGTATATTCATATTGGAAAGAAGccatatgactgtgatatctgtggtaaatcattcactgctAAAGGTACCTTAACTACTCACAGACAAAACCATGCAGGAAGGaatccatatcattgtgatatctgtggtaaatcattctctcgaaattgTGACTTgaccactcacaaacgtattcatacaggagagagaccatatcactgtgacatctgtggtaaatcattctctacaatAGGTCCTTTAGCTGCTCATAagcgtactcatacaggtgagaagccatatcattgtgatatttgtggtaaatcattttctatatCAGGTAATTtaagcaaacacaaacatattcatacaggagataagCCATAtaattgtgacatctgtggtaaatctttctctgccaTAAGTTCCGTAGCTACTCATAAATGCATTCATTCAGGCGAGTTGCCATATAATTGCcatgtctgtggtaaatccttttcaATAACAAGTAACTTAACTaagcataaacgtattcatacaggagagaaaccatatcactgtgatatctgtggtaaaccgTTCTCTAGAAGTGATGATTTAAttactcataaacgtattcatacaggagagaaaccatatcactgtgatatctgtggtaaatcattc tctCGAAATAGAGATCTACCTACTCACAAATGTATCCTTATAAGAGAGAAGCCATAA